In the Aggregatilinea lenta genome, GCCCAGGCCATCGTGGTCTACTCCGGCGAGAACCATCGCGGCGCGATGGCGATGGTCGCCCTGCAGTTGATGGGCTACGAAGACGTGAAGACGCTGGCCGGTGGTCTGCCCGCCTGGGCGGCGAAGGAATACCCGGTCGTCACGGGCTGAACGTGATTTAAGCTGTTTTATGGGACCCCGGCGTAACGGCTGGGGTCCTGTTTTAGGAAGGGCAAGATGCGTTTAAAAGCCGTGCTGCTGATCGTCGCGGGCCTGCTGATCGTCGGCCTGGCCGCGGCCCCGGTCATCGCCCAGGGCGATGACACCTCGCTGCCGCCCATCACCGCCGAAAACATCGGTCTGCTCCACCAGCTCCGAATTCTGAACGACGTGCACGCCTGGAACGCTGCGTGGTCCCCGGCAGGCGATCAACTGGCGGTGGGCACGCTCGACGGCGTGCTGATCTGCCGCTGCGACACGTTCGACAGCCCGCAGCAGCTTTTGCCGGGCGTGAACGCCTACCGGCTGGCCTACTCGCCGGACGGCGCGCGGCTCGCGGTGGGCACGACCGGCAGCCCGGCCCGTGTGATGGTGCTCGACATGACCACGCAGACCCTGGCCTACGAGGTCGAGGTCGAGGCGGGCGTGAGCAGCCTGGCCTATTCACCGGACGGCACGCAGATCGCCGCCGGGCTGGACCGGGGATACGGCGTCGTGGTGCTTGATGCCGCAACGGGAAGCGAGATCGCGCGTTATGCGTCGGAAGTGCCGGTCGAGACGCTCGAATTCACGCCGGACAGCGCCGCGCTGATTTACCCCTCCGCCGAAGATATGCTGCGCCGCCAACCGCTGGCGGACGCGCCCGGCGTGGACGTCAACACATCGTGCACCGTCACAGATTTGAGCATCTCGCCGGACGGCACGCGGTTGATCGCTTCCACCTTCGAGTGCTGCGTGAACATGATGGACCTGCAAACGGGCGCGATCCTCTACGCGACCACCTGCGGGCCGTCCTTCGCGGTGGACTTCAACGGCGATGGTAGCCTCTTCGTCGTGGGCAACATCGACGGCACGCTGCACTTCATCGACACGGCCACCGGGCAGGAACTCACCTACGAGGTCCCCGCCGCCACGCCCGGCGCAGCGCCAATCACGCGGCTGGCAACCTTCACTGCGCACCACGACCAGATCACGTATCTGAGCGTGCACCCGGATGGCACGCGCATCGTGACGGTCGGGCTGGACAACACCGTGCGCGTGTTTGGCGTGGAAGTCGAGCCTGAGGCGGCGACGCCGTGCGGCGTGGACGAGATCCCCGAAGGCGACCCGGTCGGCCTGATCGCCATGCACGCGCAGCCGCTCGCCGGGGGACCGGGCGACATCACCGCCGTGCAGGCATGGTGCGGCAAGCACAGCGGCCTGATTGCGGGCGCGCTGTACCCCGCGTGGTCATCGGACGGGGAGCAGATCGCGTTCCAGCGCGTCGATCCGGCCACGGGGCAGCTCGCAGGGCTGTGGATCGCGGACGAGGACGGTAATGGAGCGCACGCCGTGCCCGGCACGCAGCCGGACGACCGCGCGCCGTCGTGGTCGCCGGATGGGGCACAGATCGTATTCGAGGGCGCGCGCGACGGCGCGGCGGGCCTCTACATCACCGATCTGGACGCGGGCACAACCGCGCCGCTGCTGGTCAGCGACACGATCGCCTACGCGCGGCCCGTGTGGTCGCCAGCGGGGGATCGTATCGCGTACCTCGTGCAGCAGGGCGGCGGCAGCCAGTTGTTCACGGT is a window encoding:
- a CDS encoding PD40 domain-containing protein, producing MRLKAVLLIVAGLLIVGLAAAPVIAQGDDTSLPPITAENIGLLHQLRILNDVHAWNAAWSPAGDQLAVGTLDGVLICRCDTFDSPQQLLPGVNAYRLAYSPDGARLAVGTTGSPARVMVLDMTTQTLAYEVEVEAGVSSLAYSPDGTQIAAGLDRGYGVVVLDAATGSEIARYASEVPVETLEFTPDSAALIYPSAEDMLRRQPLADAPGVDVNTSCTVTDLSISPDGTRLIASTFECCVNMMDLQTGAILYATTCGPSFAVDFNGDGSLFVVGNIDGTLHFIDTATGQELTYEVPAATPGAAPITRLATFTAHHDQITYLSVHPDGTRIVTVGLDNTVRVFGVEVEPEAATPCGVDEIPEGDPVGLIAMHAQPLAGGPGDITAVQAWCGKHSGLIAGALYPAWSSDGEQIAFQRVDPATGQLAGLWIADEDGNGAHAVPGTQPDDRAPSWSPDGAQIVFEGARDGAAGLYITDLDAGTTAPLLVSDTIAYARPVWSPAGDRIAYLVQQGGGSQLFTVKPDGSAPARVGDLDGVLSANWSPDGTQLVAAVQVTPFTSSIVTIDAASGAATPLTEGAADTVPVWSPDGAYIAFVRGDTLMIVRSTGEDERLVVRLPESAGSTGLSWRAAID